Proteins found in one Zea mays cultivar B73 chromosome 1, Zm-B73-REFERENCE-NAM-5.0, whole genome shotgun sequence genomic segment:
- the LOC100279121 gene encoding uncharacterized protein LOC100279121 precursor: MAAVAMSPDLALFLTALLLLALAGARPGAAATTDSSTICDTAECGKGTCSEVPGILPVVMASYKCTCDPGWSQPKLLNLTVLPFMPCIIPDCTFDSSCYNFSLFSLRGIPLTDPCVIIDCGLGECRKGQGFSYTCECQPGYVNFLDQTYLPCVKNCSFGSDCSKQGIAPPPAPPPSTASPPAHGSVSSWRLLQLLLPHAILLLLLL, translated from the exons ATGGCGGCGGTGGCCATGAgcccagatctggcgctgttcctGACGGCGCTGCTGCTGCTAGCCCTGGCAGGAGCAAGGCCAGGAGCAGCAGCAACAACCG ACAGTAGCACCATCTGCGACACAGCCGAGTGCGGCAAGGGCACCTGCAGCGAGGTGCCGGGGATCCTCCCCGTGGTCATGGCTTCCTACAAGTGCACCTGCGACCCGGGCTGGTCCCAGCCGAAGTTGCTCAACCTAACGGTCCTGCCCTTCATGCCCTGCATCATACCCGACT GCACCTTCGACTCCTCGTGCTACAACTTCAGCCTCTTCTCATTGAGAGGAATACCCCTCACGGACC CCTGCGTGATCATCGACTGCGGCCTGGGCGAGTGCAGGAAGGGCCAGGGCTTCAGCTACACCTGTGAGTGCCAGCCGGGATACGTCAACTTCCTCGACCAAACCTACCTCCCCTGCGTCAAGAACT GTTCCTTCGGCTCGGACTGCTCGAAGCAGGGGATCGCCCCGCCGCCGGCGCCGCCGCCTTCCACAGCGTCTCCACCCGCACACG GTTCTGTTTCGTCGTGGCGCCTACTGCAGCTGCTGCTCCCGCAcgccatcctcctcctcctcctcctctag